In the Silurus meridionalis isolate SWU-2019-XX chromosome 6, ASM1480568v1, whole genome shotgun sequence genome, one interval contains:
- the adcyap1a gene encoding adenylate cyclase activating polypeptide 1a, with amino-acid sequence MMMSASRGTLCFLIYALLVQCTASSPLRLESAVYDEDGTSLADLAFDSEQIALRSSPSGTDDVYEIFSPPEKRTERHADGMFNKAYRQALGQLSARKYLHSLMAKRVGGGSAMDETEALAKRHSDGVFTDSYSRYRKQMAVQKYLAAVLGKSPEDLDLHQFLQGIDFGALPDGDDFEAFMRNWLRQFPSSLLAL; translated from the exons ATGATGATGTCGGCGAGCAGGGGGACTTTATGCTTCCTCATCTATGCGCTCTTGGTGCAGTGCACTGCGTCCTCTCCGCTCAG gCTGGAGTCTGCGGTGTATGATGAAGATGGCACTTCATTAGCAGACTTGGCCTTTGACTCAGAGCAGATCGCACTCAGAAGCTCCCCATCAGGGACGGATGATGTCTATGAGATCTTTTCTCCTCCAGAAAAACG AACGGAAAGACATGCAGACGGGATGTTTAATAAAGCCTACAGACAAGCGCTGGGTCAGTTATCAGCTCGGAAATACCTGCATTCTCTGATGGCAAAACGCGTTGG agGAGGCAGTGCTATGGATGAGACAGAAGCTCTGGCTAAGCGCCACTCAGACGGCGTGTTCACTGACAGCTACAGCCGCTACAGGAAGCAAATGGCCGTGCAGAAATATCTGGCCGCGGTCCTCGGCAAAAG CCCTGAAGACTTAGATTTGCACCAATTTCTACAAGGCATAGACTTTGGGGCGCTCCCGGATGGGGATGATTTTGAGGCATTTATGAGGAACTGGCTGAGGCAGTTCCCTTCCAGTCTCCTG GCTTTGTGA